A single window of Sphingobacterium sp. ML3W DNA harbors:
- a CDS encoding acyl carrier protein, whose product MSDIASRVKAIIVEKLGVDENEVTPEASFTNDLGADSLDTVELIMEFEKEFNVAIPDDQAETIGTVGQAITYLEKNVN is encoded by the coding sequence ATGTCAGATATCGCTTCAAGAGTAAAGGCAATTATCGTTGAAAAATTAGGTGTAGACGAAAACGAGGTAACACCAGAAGCTTCTTTCACTAATGATTTAGGTGCAGATTCACTTGATACTGTAGAGTTAATCATGGAATTTGAGAAAGAATTCAACGTTGCTATACCTGATGACCAAGCTGAGACTATTGGTACAGTGGGACAAGCAATCACTTATTTGGAAAAAAACGTTAACTAA